The Glandiceps talaboti chromosome 9, keGlaTala1.1, whole genome shotgun sequence genome window below encodes:
- the LOC144440028 gene encoding indolethylamine N-methyltransferase-like yields the protein MVCNLEGHSNVQEREQKLRDTIKDVIYCDVFQPNPIGGSDQIQSFDCVMTNYCIESICTSKEEYVQCLKNVTSLLKIGGTFVQLVEPFSTYMVGDNCFAGFYIDDVNFYKYAPVEAGITDLSFNTMTTKRPVEAGKFDECKYVTCIVGKKK from the exons ATGGTTTGTAACCTGGAAGGACACAG CAATGTCCAAGAACGAGAACAGAAGCTTCGTGACACCATCAAAGACGTGATTTACTGTGATGTGTTTCAACCTAACCCAATTGGTGGCAGTGACCAAATTCAGTCGTTTGATTGTGTCATGACAAATTACTGCATTGAAAGTATATGTACTTCAAAGGAAGAGTACGTTCAGTGTTTGAAAAATGTCACATCTCTCCTGAAGATTGGTGGCACCTTCGTTCAATTGGTGGAACCCTTCTCGACTTATATGGTAGGAGATAATTGCTTTGCTGGATTTTACATTGACGACGTCAACTTCTACAAGTATGCCCCTGTTGAAGCCGGTATAACCGATCTATCTTTCAACACTATGACGACTAAGCGTCCCGTTGAAGCCGGCAAATTCGATGAGTGTAAATATGTCACGTGCATTGTAGGAAAGAAGAAATGA